Proteins co-encoded in one Papaver somniferum cultivar HN1 chromosome 5, ASM357369v1, whole genome shotgun sequence genomic window:
- the LOC113279250 gene encoding prothymosin alpha-A-like, producing MVTSSSDYSSSSSEEDSKIYAVKARAKTDHDKEIINNMPLDELKVARDELLKRKSREEIVADYREKRPSDSDAEEEESIWEPMERRSRPYPPHREIERLVEADLQAERDEEDYWDGMYTDLEKEFPSSDSDSEKESEEDSTEDDEDDDKSDDSDD from the exons atggtgacttccagcagtGATTACTCTTCTAGCTCTTCTGAGGAGGATTCCAAGATTTATGCGGTCAAAGCACGTGCCAAGACGGATCATGataaggaaataataaataacatgCCCCTTGATGAGCTAAAAGTTGCTCGTGATGAGCTCTTGAAGAGGAAATCCAGGGAGGAGATAGTAGCCGATTATCGGGAGAAAAGGC CCTCAGACTCAGATGCCGAAGAAGAGGAATCCATATGGGAGCCGATGGAACGCAGAAGTAGGCCATATCCACCACACAGGGAGATTGAGCGATTGGTTGAGGCTGATCTCCAAGCTGAACGTGATGAAGAAGATTACTGGGATGGAATGTATACCGATCTCGAGAAAGAATTCCCCAGTTCGGACAGTGATTCCGAGAAAGAGTCTGAAGAGGATTCTACAGAGGACGATGAAGATGACGACAAATCGGATGACTCTGACGATTAG